GACAGGTGAGAGCGGTACTGCCAACAGTGGTTGCGGGACAGGGGGAGAGAGGATCCCGCCAACAGTGGTTGCGGGATAGGCTTGGTCTGCACAAAACCAGCTATCTTCACGTGATATTTGAAGATACTATGATATTTGAAGATTCAAAAGACTTATTAACTCACTCTTTTCACTTTTAAATAGTAAAGACAACCTCTCTCTCCCCCTGATATTTACACACGTATACTATGATATTTTGCATCTTTACTATTTAAAAGTGAAAAGAGTGAGTTAATAAGTCTTTTGAATATTCAAATATCATAGTATCTTCAAATATCACGTGAAGATAGCTGGTTTTGTGCAGACCAAGCCTATCCCGCAACCACTGTTGGCGGGATCCTCTCTCCCCCTGTCCCGCAACCACTGTTGGCGGTACCGCTCTCACCTGTCCCGCCAGCTCCAAGGGCGGGACCTCTCTCTCTCCGGTTTTACCCCATCCCGCCATTGCTGCTGGCGGCACCCCTCCCCCTCTCTCCTAGTCAGCCCCTATCCCGCCATTGCCACTGGCGGTTCAAGCTTCCCGCCGGTGTCAATGACGGCACCCACGTAGAAAACAAACCCCCCCCGTAATTTCTTATAAATCAGACCCTATTCAGTAAAAAGTTTCTAAAACCAACCCTCCCACGTAAATTTGCCTCACCGCACCGCCGTTCCAAACATACCATTAATTTGCGTAGTCCAACCACAAAACACAACCAACCAACCAGAACAATTACTGTACAACAAGAGTTTGAGATTTTGGTGCAAATCCAACAATCCCGGGACCAAAATCTCAACTTGCACGCTACCCAATTTCCCAATTCAAATTCTCCTTCTGGGTCCCTGCATCTTGTCCCCAGAAGCCCCCACCTCTTCCAATTTTACCCCTCCCAACGACCTTCCAGCTCCAATGGCAACTGGGTGGCATGGCCCTCTTCTTCCACTTCGGCACCAACACCTTCACCGACTCAGAGTGGGGCACCGGCCACTCCAACCCCACTAAGCTCAACGCATCGCAGTGGATAAGGGTCGCAAAAGATTCAGGCTTTTCGCTAGTGATCCTCACTGTGAAACATCACGATGGGTTTTTCTTGTGGCCCTTGATTACACCAATTATTCGGTGCGTTCCAGCAACTGGAGGAACGGGAATGGCGGCGTCGTCGCCGAGCTCGCCTCCGCCGCCAAGGACGCCGGCGTTGGCCTCGGATTTTACCTTTCGCGGTGGGATCGCCACGAAGCATGCTATGGTGACACTTTGCGCTATAACGAGTTCTACTTGGCCCAAATGACTGAGCTACTCACTAGGTAACTAAATGAAGTAATTGTACCAACATGGCCTGACATGGTTGGTggataactttgtttcatgacgTGCCATGGTTGGTAGATAATTTTGTTCCTTAAACATGGGATAATGGTTCAGTCCTTGGTCTGTGAATATGGAAAAACAAATGTTGGGAAAGTTCAACCCCTCAAATGGATCTTAGTAGCTCGGGGATTAGTCCTTAGCTTTCGGCTGAAGGATAACCTGATTCAccacaaaaattaattagttgttGTTTTTATAATGTAAGGGGAAATGGGttaagagtttaatttaatgtaaactatcttataattattattataaaagttaataaatttaatatagaaGTCAATCTCTGATCGAATAACATTGTAAAATGCCTTCACATTGTTAGTACATGGAGTATTTATTGatgttaaattgtttttgtacATATCCTAATTATGCTGGACTGGACAGCTTATAAGCTATTTTGATAAGCTTTTTCAAGCGTTTACATAACtgcataaaatatgtttaaataagCTCTTCCAAACATATCTTATTATGGCTTTGTGGTTTATCTTTCTATGTTAATAAGAATTTGAAATGGGTCTTCTCTGATTGTTGCAGTTACTGAATCTTATTTTCTTGAGTTCAAAGCTTCCACCTTATGTCCATAGTTAGGTTTGTTAATGTTCTACTATCTAGTTTGTTATGCAATGCACCTGTGATGGGTTAGCTGTTGATCttacaactaaaatttattgCAAACCTGTAATTTCTAGATTTTATaggaaacaaacacaccttCTGTAAAGTAAGATTGTATCTAAAGGGGATTAGGATCCTCTGCAGTTTGAAAATAAACTGCAGAGGGTGGGTGCAATTCTTGATCTTACCTGAGATCTCATGCAGTTTTTGGAAAACTGCAGAAGATCCATTTCTGTTGTTTCTCTACAGTATGAAGTTTAGTGTGTATCCAGTATGCACCCGTAATTTAATCTATGCTATAATCTTTATATCGTAACGTTTACTTGTTGATTGTTTCAAGGTTGGATTATCCTTGCACTCTTTAGAACCAAGCTTACTTCAGCAGagccttttttttctccttaacACAAACAacttgatcattttttttactatcaagAGTTTGATATTTATGAaggatttgaataatttttttgttttgcaattaGCTGCCaatattcatttcattttttatttaataattagtgCATTCAAACCAGATATGGAGAGATAAAGGACATTTTTCTGGATGGCACAAAAGGAGACGGAGAGACAGAAATGAATTATCTCTTTGATAGCTGGATTTCTCTGATTCATCAGCTCCAACCAGGGGCCACTAATTTTTCTGATTTGGGTCCGGACACAAGGTGGATCGGTAATGAATATGGTGCTGCTGGATCCACCTGCTGGTCTCTATACAACAAGACGGGCTGTGAAATTGGTTATATTGATAGCCAGTGAGTTCTATTTCGTACAAACACTACTATAGTTTCCCTTTTGAATGATGTTTggtttaaatgtttattttattgtcaCCCAGCATCGCATAGATTATAATTACTGCTAATTGCATGGTGTATGAGCAGTGCTAAGCTTTTTTATAGAGCAATTTTGGAAGTCATGGAATTGGGTCTTTCTATTATTCATAGATGGGTATTCAGAGGATTGAGCTTACTCTGATTCAGCTGATTGATTGGTTTTAAATGAAGTTGAAGAATGTAAATTTCAGTCATTAGTTGTTTGTTGCATGTATCCATGGCAAGGCTTGAAAGTGTGGATGATCATGTAATGTAGACGTTTACCATTTTTTTGGTCATCTGACAGATACAATAGCGAGGGAGACCAATTTTGTCCTGATTGGATACCTGCTACATGTGATGTCTCTATAAGACCCAGTTGGTTTTGGCACGCATCAGAACAACCAAAGTCTGCAAGGAGTTTACTTGAGATATAGTAAAAATCAGTTGGAAGAAACTGTCAGCTGTTATTGAATGTGACACCAAACTCCTCAGGTCTTATTTCAGATGAGGatattcaaattcttcaagagtTCACCGAACTTAGGAGGTCCATATTTTCTCACAATTTGGCTATAAATTCTGTTATTAATGGCAGAGCATAAGAGGGGGAATTCAAGAGACTCACTTTAGTCCCTACAATGTTCTTGAAGAAGGTATATACACATATTGGGCTCCCGGGGAGAACCAAACTAAGTGGATATTGTACATAGATCTCCAAGAACTAGTATCCTTCAATATTTTGCAATTACAAGAGCCTATTAACATGGGACAGAGGGTGATAGAGTTTCATCTTGAGGCTTTGAGCCTAGATGGTGTGTGGATGAGAGTTGTATATGGCACCACCATTGGATATCAGAGGCTGTTGCGGTTTCCAAAACTGAAGTCTCAGTATTTGAAGCTAGTTGTGGACAAGTTGCGCAGACCCGTTGATATCTTTGGAATCTACATGGATCCTGTTACCGTTTTGAGTGACCTTTCTGATAGAAAATCAGGAGCCTGTTTCAATGGAGGTCAAGTTCTTCAAACCACTAGAAACAGCAGTTACCTAAGTGCTACAATGTAAACTGTTTgtaattgtaaaatttgaaaacacTTTACATGGAAAATATACGTTTAATTTTCTTAGTTCCTTTGTAATTCATGAAatgttgagattttttttatcagtcatGATGTTTTGAGATAAGCAGAAGAGAGATCTATCTCAATGAATTTGTATCTTCTTTTGCACTTTCCCCctctttctcctttttcctGAGTAGACATACCAAACAATACTGAGAAATgttgaatttattttctaatacacttattattattgagtgaaattaatatgaaatgatATAGGTCGCatcttcgcatagcgaagagtcTCTGGGCAATATAGGTCGCATCTTTTATTCAATgagtttcatttattatttaataggtTTCACATAAATTTTACTCAATAGCCTTTAGAAAGATTGTGATAAGAAGTGTATTTATTATTACCTTCTTTTATAAGGAGAATGCGAAAAAAATATGAAGtgcaaaatttaatattatccttgtattttcattatttaaaaggAATTATATCTTAATTCATTTCTTTACAGCACTGCTGAACACaaccttaatattttttatattttttaatttaatttattttaaaatggtttGTAACGGTATAAAACAACCAAAatatgtaaaaagttatgaaaatttcacatctaactttttattttccttctttaaaACCAGtagaatatgtaaaaaaaaaaaaaagaccaccCAACCATATAAGTCAAAATATTTTGGTGGTTTAGAATAATAAGAAAccgttttttcaaaaaaaaaataaaaattaaccattaaaaatcattacaaattaataaaatcatgaacACATTGAACaaagagaaactaaaaataattttttgaaaatttaaggaACTAgtaaatacattatttttttaaaaattaaaaatatgtttaagtaaaaaaaaaatcaaaacctgTGTATTATGATTTAATGACGATATTTAAccccaaaaataaaagaaaacttaaattttaacttataatttttttagtttttataattttcttttaatttctataatttagtTATAGATTACCTTTTAgtctttactaaaaaaaatataaaaataattaattataaattagttataaattatcaattattttttttattataaattatcttgcaaaaaattagttttgttaatatttgtgtagttaattttaattgataatattactcatattttaataataagaactaaaagaaaaataaaatataaaatataataactaaaaacatcatgttcaagaattaaaagaaaattaaaatataaattataaaaactaaaaaaattactttcaaattataaaaaaaattaaaatataaaactaaaaaatcgtACAGGAATAATTAGACCtaagaaataattgaaaagaaagaagggatTATCTTCTTTCCATTCCCGCGAATTTTGAAGTGCGAGATGGGAGAAGAAGGAAGCCCACGAAGAGTAACGTGCTCGATTTTATCCATAGACCACACCGATATGTTTTACAGAGTCTGCGCCGTTTGCGAGAGAACTATTTCCAGCCCCACTTTCATCTGCCACCTatgctctttttcttctttttctttcttctgtaGATGTCTGTTACCACAGACACACAGCTCCTGCAATTCACCTTTTGAAACAAATGCTACGAAACACCAAATCGTTCCAAGTTTAGTCACCACATGTCTTTACTTTGGTTTAATTGTCTCCATATTGATGTTTCCTTTTTTCattattgtaatttgtaatcGAACCTCATTTTCTAaggtcattgtttttttttttttttttgccaatagTGCTGCATATACTTGTTCAAGAATTGAAATTTGCTTTGATTGAAATCAGGTTACAAGTGTAAAGTTGTGCGTGATTTGGTGACAATGATAGATGATTAGTTCCAAATCCCTCAATGGTCAGGGATAAGAGAAactagagaaagaaaaaaaaaagaaaaaagaaaaagaattacattCCACCCTCCCAGTATACACAAGGAAATGACATCAATATCTATGCAGCAATAGAGGGATGGTTTTGGTTTTTGTGCTGTGAGTGCATCATTTAGGAGAGACATTATCTCCACTCTTTGTCATTGTCAGTTTCCCTTGCATCCAGCTTCTTAGCATCTCAAGTGCAGCTTTTGGTTGATCCATAGGGACCATGTGACCAGCCTCGTATACCTGTTTTGTTTAGTCAAAAAATAATGTCACCAAAAAGTGAATTTAACAATGTCAGGATTAGCAATAGATGCCCTTGAACACACACCTTGAGGAAAGAGAGAGGTCCATGGCTTTTCAGCGTTCCTGCTTCTGCACCATCAACTAAAAATGGGACTGTACCAGACGCCCCAAATTGTTTTTGACCAGACCACTCCATTGCATTAACCCACCTTGAATTCCCTGCCCAATCACAAACACATTAAGAATGCTAAATGACCTCTCACTCTCAATCTTTGATGAAAACTTATTACATGGTCTTAAACTATCATGTCTCAGTCAATCTTCACGTAACATTCAAGTCTTATGTCATGTGAAAATTGACTGAGATCATGACTACTTGATGATCTAGAACTATGTAataatttctcttctttgaCATGTCATTTTGGTTCCAATTCCAAATTAATTGAGTAGCTGCTGGTTTACCGAGCCAGTTGCATATGAGATCTTCTTCTCCAGCATACACAAGCACCTTGATTCCTTCCTCAAGGAGTGTGGGAATACCAACTTCCAGATTTCTCATCCAGTCTTGCATCATAGCACTATACACTGTGCTACTGCATGAAACGAAGTCCAAGTCCCCAACACCTAAAGCATCTCTCACTGTCTTCTTGTTTAAGAAATCCTCCATCACAGAGAAGTCATAACACAGATCTCCCACACATTTCTTTCTAATGTCATAGTACTGCAGTTAGAATAACAAAATGTGTTAGTAAACTCAAACTGCATTATTTTCATTCATCTTGGTCATACTAATGTTTTTCTATATCTTACATTTACATCGTCAGCGATGGTCATGATCCGATTGAATATCTTATTGCAAACATATAATGAAGATACGCATGTTTCTCCACCTTCAGTGCCTGACAAATGGAATGCAAATTAAGAGTGTCAGTGAACACAATTAATATCTGTCTAGCGCAATAAATTGGTAAATTTTTGTCCtggtgaaaagggaaaagaattgAGGAAGTTATTCATACCGCAAGCTTCTATGGCCTGCTTGCATGGTGGGATCAACTTGTTGATGCTGTCATAATCAGCCTTTTTAATTAGTCCCCTGTCTAATGCGTAATCTGTATATGCCTGGTACTGAATTTCAGGATTGGTTAACCCATTGCCAATAGCAAAACCCTGTTTATATATGGGATCAACGGAATCAAtacaatgaagaaaaaaaacaattaacctTTCATAGTTATACTAAAAGTTATGAGATAGTAAAGACCTTTAGATTTATATGAATTCCTTCTTTTGCTTTGTTTCCTTGGTGAACCCTGGATGCAAGAGCTGGAATGTAGTGTCCAGCATATGACTCTCCAGTAATATAAAAGTCATTCTTAGTGAGCTGAGGGTGCTCCTTGAAAAATGCCTGtcattattgtaaaattaaatgGATCCTATGATGCACAACGGCAGAGTCTAACATATAACTTGAAATTTAGATAGTATGTACACCATCCTGCATTTTTAATAACTAACCAAAGGTGAATCAAGTTTAACCACTCAATATGAGTAATTATATAACATACATAAATGAATGAGtttgattttattatgaaatacttttattttatcagTTATCAAATAGAATTACCTGCAAGAAGTCATACAAATCATTGCTAACACCCTCTTCATCATGGCGAATGTCACTCTCATCAGAAGTATAGCTGAAACCCGTCCCAGTGGGTTGGTctacaaatataatatttgatgCCTACAAAATGAGAAAACACCGTATTGATGCCAACAAGAAAACAAGCAGTGTATCAACTTTATTCTTTGAGCTAGTTAAAGTCTATAGTATAAGAGTAGACAGGAATATACATAATATcagtttgtttgtttgtgttttttcctTGTAGACACTCTGCATGGAATGAGCATAGCGAAGCACAAAAAATTTGACAGGATTTGTCACATGATTGTTATATGTGACTATGTGAGTGAGAAGTAAAGTGAGAAAAGGACAAGGGGAATTAATAGCTACGTACCTTGTCCCAGCCATAGTCATTCCACACAAGAGACAAGTTCTTGGTAAGCTGAAAAGGACCATTTTCGTAAAACAAAGCTAGTTCACTGCTGCATCCTGGTCCTCCAGTCAGCCATATGACAACAGGATCATTCTTACTGCTTCGAGATTCAAAGAAGAAGTAGAACATCCTGCAGatgataaagagaaaaaaaaaaaaagattattcaaTTCAAAGTAGGACCACACATTAGCTATctcctaattaattatttactaaaaGATAAACATTTACTAATAAGCAACCTAAGAGGCTTCTGCATTATTAACTAACCTAAACCAGTACTATAGCTATGTGATGATAAATTTAGGCTGATTGAAATCCAAccagaatatataaaaattatattaggtGTGCCTGTGATGTAGGCATGCATGTGTGACGCGCCAAAAAACTATGTAGGACAAGTTTTATGTTCATTCAATATTACTCTCTGTAGTCACTTAAAAATCAAAtgtgaataatttttaattgagttaGCCAAGATTCCAATAACATGCAACTGCTTTTGTAAAACTGAATTAAGGGGAGGAAGTTGAACAACCGAACAACTATTTAAGTTAACCTTAATCAATCTTTTGTTGCACATTATTTGTTTCACATGGCATGGCTTCAATTATAGCTTACAAGAACTTTAACTTAGGTTACTTTTAACCAAAATATCCCTCTTCCTAC
Above is a window of Glycine soja cultivar W05 chromosome 12, ASM419377v2, whole genome shotgun sequence DNA encoding:
- the LOC114377891 gene encoding serine carboxypeptidase-like — encoded protein: MASSSRFLKMSLSFVLLFLISIPPSFSSPIHPTSNDLRFSSTAEKLIRGLNLFPKDPINTLENDPLFVSGSIVEKSFTFPSLAASSESSVEELGHHAGYYRLPRSKAARMFYFFFESRSSKNDPVVIWLTGGPGCSSELALFYENGPFQLTKNLSLVWNDYGWDKASNIIFVDQPTGTGFSYTSDESDIRHDEEGVSNDLYDFLQAFFKEHPQLTKNDFYITGESYAGHYIPALASRVHQGNKAKEGIHINLKGFAIGNGLTNPEIQYQAYTDYALDRGLIKKADYDSINKLIPPCKQAIEACGTEGGETCVSSLYVCNKIFNRIMTIADDVNYYDIRKKCVGDLCYDFSVMEDFLNKKTVRDALGVGDLDFVSCSSTVYSAMMQDWMRNLEVGIPTLLEEGIKVLVYAGEEDLICNWLGNSRWVNAMEWSGQKQFGASGTVPFLVDGAEAGTLKSHGPLSFLKVYEAGHMVPMDQPKAALEMLRSWMQGKLTMTKSGDNVSPK